The Sphaerospermopsis torques-reginae ITEP-024 genome has a window encoding:
- a CDS encoding type II toxin-antitoxin system RelE family toxin, producing the protein MELNFSKNALKFLKKLSDKDTERVRNKILQLLNSVEESGLVPSGELDIKTLEGEWQGFLRMRVGKIRIIFTVDIEQDQLQIYDIGFRGDIYKT; encoded by the coding sequence ATGGAACTAAACTTCAGTAAAAATGCGCTGAAATTTCTCAAAAAACTTTCAGATAAAGATACGGAGAGGGTACGTAATAAGATATTGCAACTGTTAAACTCAGTTGAAGAATCTGGTTTAGTACCATCTGGAGAACTTGATATAAAAACATTAGAAGGAGAATGGCAAGGGTTTTTAAGAATGCGGGTAGGTAAAATTAGGATTATTTTTACAGTTGATATAGAACAAGATCAACTACAAATTTATGATATAGGCTTTAGAGGTGATATTTATAAAACTTGA
- a CDS encoding type II toxin-antitoxin system HicB family antitoxin produces MKKSFPHHFTIEIEQEDDGRWIAEILEIPGVLVYGSTQQQAISNVQALALRVIADK; encoded by the coding sequence ATGAAAAAATCATTTCCTCATCACTTCACTATTGAAATAGAACAAGAAGATGATGGACGTTGGATAGCAGAAATTTTAGAAATACCTGGTGTTTTAGTTTATGGTTCAACTCAACAACAAGCAATATCTAATGTGCAAGCTTTAGCTTTACGAGTAATTGCTGATAAGTAA
- a CDS encoding DUF433 domain-containing protein, with product MRDQEILAAYPDLEIEDLQEALHYAAQALRERELPLLSA from the coding sequence ATGAGAGATCAGGAAATTTTAGCAGCATATCCTGACTTAGAAATAGAGGATCTTCAGGAAGCTTTACATTATGCAGCACAAGCATTAAGAGAAAGAGAATTACCCTTATTAAGCGCATGA